Proteins encoded together in one Impatiens glandulifera chromosome 1, dImpGla2.1, whole genome shotgun sequence window:
- the LOC124912204 gene encoding F-box/kelch-repeat protein At2g44130-like, with protein MNLSNLPDELVLQCFARLPNKSRYTASFVCTKWLELLQSREFYLLRKQLGHINRLTCFVEPNPPNPPTGFSRMSLSETPSSNPPPSPTPSSHVISVFGTGSGSGLCKTLPPLPNPSIQIDDDCKIVSSEEKLILMKNSDPLNLHLGNPLFVFDFATGRWHQGKSLPARKSAFAMDATVDGCRVFVAGGYHPEGGDSDSSWMYDVRKDEWSELTRFQHVHGSSTGKVFGVQLQTMAARVWKRRLISVTGIFSIITFKYYETCYSSSWSQSSEENNNPIYEETRGVMKIFLKNGTRDVMTY; from the exons atgaatcttTCTAATTTGCCCGATGAGCTCGTTCTCCAGTGTTTTGCTCGTCTTCCCAACAAGTCCAGATACACCGCATCTTTTGTGTGCACTAAATGGCTCGAACTCCTTCAAAGCCGTGAATTTTACTTGCTCAGAAAACAGCTTGGACATATCAATCGCTTGACTTGCTTCGTCGAGCCAAATCCTCCTAATCCTCCGACAGGTTTTTCTCGTATGTCCCTGTCGGAAACACCATCTTCAAACCCACCTCCTAGTCCTACTCCAAGTAGTCATGTTATCAGTGTTTTTGGCACTGGGAGTGGGAGTGGTTTGTGTAAAACACTCCCTCCTCTTCCAAATCCCTCAATACAAATTGATGATGATTGCAAGATTGTTAGCTCCGAAGAGAAACTCATCTTGATGAAAAACTCAGACCCCTTGAATCTTCATCTTGGGAATCCATTGTTTGTGTTTGACTTTGCAACAGGACGCTGGCATCAAGGAAAGAGCCTGCCGGCAAGGAAATCAGCTTTCGCGATGGATGCTACCGTTGATGGTTGCCGGGTGTTCGTCGCAGGTGGATACCATCCAGAAGGAGGTGACTCTGACTCTTCATGGATGTATGATGTGAGGAAAGACGAGTGGTCTGAGTTGACTCGATTCCAACATGTTCACGGCAGCAGCACTGGTAAAGTATTTGGGG TACAGCTTCAAACAATGGCGGCAAGGGTTTGGAAAAGGAGGCTAATTAGCGTCACCGGAATATTCTCCATTATAACATTCAAATATTACGAAACCTGTTATTCGTCGTCTTGGTCGCAGAGTAGTGAAGAGAATAACAATCCGATCTACGAGGAGACTCGCGGTGTTATGAAGATATTTCTAAAGAATGGGACTCGCGATGTTATGACCTACTAA